The Amphiprion ocellaris isolate individual 3 ecotype Okinawa chromosome 6, ASM2253959v1, whole genome shotgun sequence genome contains a region encoding:
- the lrrtm4l2 gene encoding leucine-rich repeat transmembrane neuronal protein 4 produces MGSVMLDWRLSCLLLHAAVLLLLSKGERMCPASCRCEGKIVYCESGVFQDVPENITTGCQGLSLRYNNLLVLIPYQFAHLNQLIWLYLDHNSISAIDALAFHGVRRLKELILSSNKISHLHNNTFSAIPNLRNLDLSYNQLQSLQPGHFYGLRKLQNLHLRSNGLRQIFIRTFLECRNLEFLDLGYNRLRSLTRTTFLGLFKLKELHLEHNQFSRINFFIFPRLSNLQALYLQWNRIRSINQGVPWTWQKLQKLDLSGNEIQILDPAVFQCMPNLQILNLESNKLSSVPVEAVAAWTSLTTISLAGNAWDCSPSICPLMGWLRTFRDSKDITMICSSPKSVQGERVVDVVRNHSTCMDMSNVFSTTALITLSSVQFVNFTTGTSSADITDPTRTESPAQRLTTSSVRPVGTDRKTAESTTMSSTSHISPETPTSLIPELPFEHMAFHKIIAGSVALFLSVSLILLVIYVSWRRYPNTMRQLQQHSVNHKRRKKTRKQEQDLNSQLQEYYLSYHSNSETMDSLVNEPRPCTCTISGSIECEV; encoded by the exons ATGG GTTCCGTGATGTTGGACTGGAGGTTATCATGTCTTCTTCTGCATGCAGCCGTTTTGCTGCTGCTCAGCAAGGGGGAGAGGATGTGCCCTGCCAGTTGTCGCTGCGAGGGAAAGATTGTTTATTGCGAGTCTGGCGTCTTCCAAGACGTTCCGGAAAACATCACCACGGGATGCCAAGGTCTGTCTCTGCGTTACAACAACCTGCTGGTTCTGATACCGTACCAGTTCGCTCATCTCAATCAGCTCATCTGGCTTTACTTGGACCACAACTCCATCAGTGCCATCGATGCTTTAGCCTTCCACGGCGTGCGCAGACTTAAGGAACTGATCCTCAGCTCCAACAAAATAAGCCATCTGCACAACAACACATTCAGTGCCATACCAAACCTGAGAAACCTGGACTTATCCTACAATCAGCTGCAGTCTCTGCAGCCAGGACATTTCTACGGCCTGCGCAAGTTACAGAATCTCCACCTTCGATCTAATGGGCTGAGGCAGATCTTCATCCGCACATTTCTGGAATGCCGCAACCTGGAGTTTCTAGATTTGGGTTACAATCGCTTGCGGAGCCTCACCCGCACAACATTCTTAGGGCTGTTTAAGCTGAAAGAGCTTCATTTAGAGCACAATCAATTTTCTAGgattaatttctttattttcccaCGCCTTAGCAACCTCCAGGCTCTTTATTTGCAGTGGAACCGTATACGATCTATCAATCAAGGCGTGCCATGGACTTGGCAAAAACTTCAGAAATTGGATCTTTCAGGGAATGAGATCCAAATCTTGGACCCAGCTGTTTTCCAGTGTATGCCGAACTTACAAATCCTGAACCTTGAATCCAACAAGCTGAGTAGTGTGCCTGTGGAGGCTGTAGCAGCTTGGACCTCCCTGACCACCATCAGCCTGGCGGGAAATGCTTGGGACTGCAGCCCCAGCATCTGCCCTCTCATGGGATGGCTCAGAACCTTCAGAGACTCCAAAGACATCACCATGATATGCAGCAGTCCCAAGTCTGTGCAGGGCGAAAGAGTGGTGGACGTCGTGAGGAACCACTCGACATGCATGGACATGTCAAACGTGTTCTCAACCACAGCTCTCATCACTCtaagttcagttcagtttgtgaACTTCACAACTGGCACATCTTCTGCCGATATTACCGACCCGACTCGTACCGAGTCACCTGCACAGAGATTAACCACCTCATCTGTCCGTCCTGTAGGAACTGACAGAAAGACAGCAGAGTCCACAACGATGAGCTCTACATCCCACATCTCTCCTGAAACCCCCACATCATTAATCCCAGAGCTACCATTTGAACATATGGCTTTCCATAAAATTATTGCGGGCAGTGTAGCTCTGTTCCTGTCAGTGTCATTGATCCTTCTGGTTATTTATGTCTCGTGGAGGCGCTACCCCAACACCatgaggcagctgcagcagcactcAGTCAACCATAAGCGCAGGAAAAAGACCCGCAAGCAAGAGCAGGATCTTAACTCTCAGTTGCAAGAGTACTATCTGAGCTACCACTCAAACTCAGAGACAATGGACTCCTTGGTGAATGAGCCGAGGCCTTGCACGTGCACTATATCAGGATCAATAGAATGTGAGGTCTGA